One Longimicrobiales bacterium DNA segment encodes these proteins:
- a CDS encoding gluconokinase, giving the protein MHDSVSGGDEISTAENSVVIVVMGVSGVGKTTVGRALARGLDWPFHDADDLHSPASIDLMRSGTPLTDDQRQPWLSALARLIGDHAREGRSMVLACSALRRSHRMALLAETPDPRDVRLVHLAAESDRLADRLGRRAGHFFPAELLTTQLDALEPPEPDERVIVLDAMDPVDQLVQSIRTELDV; this is encoded by the coding sequence ATGCATGATTCTGTCTCGGGCGGCGATGAAATCAGCACAGCGGAGAACAGCGTGGTCATAGTCGTGATGGGGGTGTCAGGTGTCGGCAAGACGACGGTGGGACGTGCGCTCGCGCGCGGTCTCGACTGGCCGTTCCACGACGCGGACGACCTCCACTCGCCGGCCAGCATCGACCTCATGCGGAGCGGCACGCCTCTGACCGACGATCAGCGTCAGCCGTGGCTGTCCGCGCTGGCTCGCCTGATAGGGGATCACGCACGCGAGGGCCGGTCCATGGTGCTCGCGTGCTCCGCACTCCGCCGCTCCCACCGCATGGCGCTGCTGGCGGAGACCCCGGATCCGCGTGACGTCCGCCTGGTCCACCTGGCCGCCGAATCCGACCGACTCGCGGACCGGCTCGGCCGGCGCGCAGGCCACTTCTTCCCTGCCGAGCTCCTCACCACACAGCTCGACGCCCTCGAGCCGCCCGAACCGGATGAACGCGTCATCGTACTCGATGCGATGGACCCCGTCGATCAGCTTGTGCAGTCGATCAGGACCGAGCTGGACGTCTGA
- the gnd gene encoding decarboxylating 6-phosphogluconate dehydrogenase, whose amino-acid sequence MQIGMVGLGRMGAGITGRLMAGGHEVVAYDLDAKAVEAAVADGAIGATSLEDLVDRLEPPRVGWIMVPSGAVTEQTVDAVAALLQPGDVLIDGGNSNYQDTQRRAVELSSRHLHFVDVGTSGGVWGRAEGYSLMVGGEADVVERLRPLFETLAPAADRGWGHVGPAGAGHFVKMVHNGIEYGLMQAYAEGFAIMERKTELDLDLAQIAGIWRHGSVVRSWLLDLTETALKEHGDLESIAPWVADSGEGRWTVAEAIALDVSAPVITLALLQRLRSRDESSFGDRLLAALRQQFGGHAIKGGAES is encoded by the coding sequence ATGCAGATCGGAATGGTGGGACTCGGGCGCATGGGCGCCGGGATCACGGGACGGCTCATGGCCGGCGGTCACGAGGTGGTGGCGTACGACCTGGACGCGAAGGCGGTCGAGGCGGCGGTTGCGGACGGCGCGATCGGCGCGACGTCGCTCGAGGACCTCGTGGACCGGCTCGAGCCGCCGCGTGTCGGGTGGATCATGGTGCCGTCGGGTGCGGTCACGGAGCAGACGGTCGATGCGGTCGCCGCACTGCTCCAGCCGGGCGATGTGCTTATCGATGGCGGCAACAGCAACTACCAGGACACGCAGCGGCGGGCCGTGGAGCTGTCCTCGCGCCACCTGCATTTCGTCGACGTCGGAACGAGCGGTGGTGTGTGGGGCCGGGCCGAGGGTTACAGCCTGATGGTGGGCGGCGAGGCTGATGTCGTGGAGCGTCTGCGTCCGCTGTTCGAGACGCTGGCGCCGGCCGCGGACCGCGGCTGGGGGCATGTCGGGCCGGCCGGTGCGGGGCACTTCGTGAAGATGGTGCACAACGGGATCGAGTATGGCCTCATGCAGGCGTATGCCGAGGGCTTCGCGATCATGGAGCGGAAGACGGAGCTGGATCTGGACCTGGCGCAGATCGCCGGCATATGGCGGCACGGCAGTGTAGTGCGTTCATGGCTGCTCGATCTGACGGAGACCGCGTTGAAGGAGCATGGCGACCTCGAGTCGATCGCGCCGTGGGTAGCGGATTCCGGTGAGGGCCGGTGGACGGTGGCGGAGGCGATCGCGCTCGACGTGTCCGCGCCCGTCATCACGCTCGCGCTGCTGCAGCGGCTGCGCTCGCGCGACGAGAGCTCGTTCGGCGACCGGCTGCTGGCCGCGCTCCGTCAGCAGTTCGGCGGACATGCGATAAAGGGCGGGGCGGAAAGCTGA
- a CDS encoding ADOP family duplicated permease: MTAQPNPPRAAIVLLRSLLHDAERDEVEADIRAEYALRWERDGEASANAWLWRQASASAPPSLARSWWRGWTGFESAAHMHRPGGVMLEQWIQDARFAARRLVKRPLFATLAIVTLALGVGGTAAVYSLVRTLLLAPLPYGDSSRIAALWSPFDWSQAEHLFLQDNMPAGFSDIAAYTQMDLTFTGPDGGAPQTASLVIPSANLFSVLDVQPMLGDVFEPGDDGAGAPTKVVLSYGLWRSLGGDRSIIGRPLNIGGEAHTIIGVMPAGFYFPDPQVRLWANGTFNPENRSGNYAMVGRLAPGYTFENMAQPLEQMATRLHERFDYNPDWDKSRNPSITPIADSFAGTVKPMLLATLAAMALILLIACSNVSALMLGQVDSRSTEMAVRSALGASRRQLLQQVMLETVILGVWAGIAGSLLAAGSFNLLTHSLPLGALLDNARLDWSVFLIAMAISLFAALVVAGVPALALSRGDLRDSLTRGRTSGIGARGGALENGLVIFEVALAVLLVAGAALLIRTVNNLRAIDPGVDTAQIAVLDVVTEYTTPRAERARMLGAMIPELEALPGVESAALTQKLPLRGSGNNWGFYVEGLERGETTTTAFRIVTPGYLRTLGIGIRAGRDFTAADASSEEPLVIINEATRRTFFGSIDPIGRMVASGTGGLARVIGVAENAAEAGLTDGPVPARYMLLSHVPNTALQQTVVIRTRPGVDPTSVFSGARTTIERVAPIVAVGSTTTMQDVFDRALGPALQLQRLLVMLGGLALLLGAIGVYGVVAHFVGRRRREWSIRMALGLRPSQLIARIVARGGILVAAGAVIGTIASLALMRLIGTFLYDVTPADATSLFVATAILLAAGIIAALIPAWRAARADPAGVLREQ; this comes from the coding sequence ATGACAGCACAACCGAATCCGCCACGCGCCGCGATCGTGCTGCTGCGTTCGCTGCTGCATGACGCGGAGCGGGACGAAGTGGAAGCGGACATCCGGGCGGAGTACGCGCTTCGGTGGGAGCGCGACGGTGAGGCGTCGGCGAATGCGTGGCTCTGGCGGCAGGCCTCCGCGTCCGCGCCGCCATCGCTCGCGCGGTCGTGGTGGCGCGGGTGGACGGGCTTCGAATCAGCGGCACACATGCACAGACCGGGAGGCGTGATGCTGGAGCAGTGGATACAGGATGCGCGGTTCGCAGCGCGTCGGCTGGTGAAGCGGCCGTTGTTCGCGACGCTGGCGATCGTGACGCTGGCGCTCGGCGTCGGCGGCACGGCGGCGGTCTACAGCCTGGTGCGAACGCTGCTGCTCGCGCCGCTGCCCTATGGTGATTCGTCGCGAATCGCGGCGTTGTGGAGTCCGTTCGACTGGTCACAGGCCGAGCATCTGTTCCTTCAGGACAACATGCCGGCCGGCTTCAGCGACATCGCGGCGTACACGCAGATGGATCTGACGTTCACGGGTCCGGACGGAGGCGCGCCGCAGACGGCGTCGCTGGTCATCCCCTCTGCGAACCTGTTCTCCGTGCTGGATGTTCAGCCGATGCTCGGGGATGTATTCGAGCCGGGCGATGATGGCGCAGGTGCGCCGACGAAGGTGGTGCTGAGCTATGGCCTGTGGCGATCGCTGGGCGGCGACCGCTCGATCATCGGGAGGCCTCTGAACATCGGAGGCGAGGCGCACACGATCATTGGGGTGATGCCTGCGGGGTTCTATTTCCCGGATCCGCAGGTGCGTCTGTGGGCGAACGGAACGTTCAATCCCGAAAACCGGTCCGGCAACTATGCGATGGTCGGTCGTCTGGCGCCCGGGTACACGTTCGAGAACATGGCGCAGCCGCTGGAGCAGATGGCGACGCGCCTGCACGAGCGGTTCGACTACAATCCGGACTGGGACAAGTCGCGGAATCCGTCGATCACGCCGATTGCGGACTCGTTCGCGGGCACTGTGAAGCCGATGCTGCTGGCGACTCTGGCTGCGATGGCGCTGATTCTGTTGATCGCGTGCTCGAACGTCTCGGCGCTGATGCTGGGGCAGGTGGACAGTCGCTCGACGGAGATGGCTGTGCGGAGCGCGCTCGGCGCGAGCCGGCGCCAGCTGTTGCAGCAGGTCATGCTGGAGACGGTGATCCTCGGCGTATGGGCTGGTATTGCGGGATCGCTGCTGGCGGCGGGTTCGTTCAACCTGCTGACACACAGCCTGCCACTCGGCGCACTCCTCGACAATGCACGACTGGACTGGAGCGTGTTCCTGATTGCGATGGCAATCAGCCTGTTCGCAGCCCTCGTCGTGGCGGGTGTGCCGGCGCTCGCGCTCTCGCGCGGCGACCTGCGTGATTCGCTGACGCGCGGCCGCACGAGCGGTATTGGCGCGCGCGGCGGTGCCCTGGAGAACGGCCTCGTGATCTTCGAGGTAGCGCTCGCGGTGCTTCTCGTCGCGGGCGCGGCGCTCCTGATCCGTACTGTCAATAATCTGCGCGCCATCGATCCGGGGGTCGACACTGCGCAGATCGCGGTGCTGGACGTGGTCACGGAATACACGACCCCGCGTGCGGAGCGCGCGCGCATGCTCGGTGCGATGATCCCCGAGCTGGAGGCGCTGCCCGGCGTCGAGAGTGCGGCGCTGACGCAGAAGCTGCCGTTGCGCGGCAGCGGTAACAACTGGGGCTTTTACGTCGAAGGTCTCGAGCGCGGCGAAACGACGACCACTGCATTCCGCATCGTGACGCCCGGCTATCTGCGCACGCTCGGCATCGGCATACGTGCCGGGCGCGACTTCACGGCCGCCGATGCGTCGAGCGAGGAGCCGCTCGTGATCATCAACGAAGCGACGCGGAGGACGTTCTTCGGCTCGATCGATCCGATCGGGCGGATGGTGGCAAGCGGTACCGGCGGACTGGCGCGCGTGATCGGCGTGGCGGAAAACGCCGCGGAAGCGGGCCTCACGGATGGGCCGGTGCCCGCGCGCTACATGCTGCTGTCGCACGTACCGAACACGGCGCTGCAGCAGACCGTCGTGATCCGCACCCGTCCGGGCGTGGACCCCACATCCGTGTTCAGCGGCGCGCGCACCACGATCGAGCGCGTCGCGCCGATCGTCGCCGTCGGCAGCACGACCACCATGCAGGACGTATTCGACAGGGCGCTCGGCCCTGCACTCCAGCTGCAGCGGCTGCTCGTGATGCTCGGCGGGCTTGCTCTCCTGCTCGGTGCCATCGGCGTATATGGCGTCGTGGCGCACTTCGTCGGGAGGCGGCGGCGCGAGTGGAGCATTCGCATGGCGCTCGGACTGCGCCCCTCGCAGCTGATCGCGCGGATCGTCGCGCGCGGCGGTATCCTCGTCGCCGCCGGGGCGGTGATCGGCACGATCGCTTCGCTCGCGCTCATGCGCTTGATCGGCACATTCCTGTACGATGTCACACCTGCGGACGCGACATCACTGTTTGTCGCGACAGCCATACTGCTCGCGGCCGGTATCATCGCCGCATTGATCCCCGC